A region from the Phycisphaerales bacterium genome encodes:
- a CDS encoding serine protein kinase, protein MSTAGRGNNDHTTPLHGGSDLVRAVEERLDRKRFQEHHWAGTFWDYLDLCANDPSVLRNAYQRLYDAVMAQGHEKYRLFKKDCVRYHFFSDPFGQGADAIYGLDFALMQLVDVLRSAAEGYGTDKRILLLHGPVGSSKSTIARLLKKGIESYSRTPEGALYSFSWMLGENCEVVQAGSSSREADRSHEYRCPMHEEPLVLIPREARADVLASLNATYKPKYHHGRLRVDGEPDPFCRKIFEDLMQFYDGDWRKVMDHVKVRRIVLSEKDRVGIGTFQPKDEKNQDSTELTGDINYRKIAMFGSDSDPRAFNFDGELNIANRGVCEFIEVLKLDVAFLYDLLGASQEHSIKPKKFAQTHIDEVILGHTNEPEYKRLQSNEMMEAFRDRTIKIDVPYNIRLDDEIRIYARDFGPERIKNIHIAPHTLEVAAMWAVLTRLDEPKKAGLTLLQKLKLYNGKSLPGFTEDSVKELKEEATREGMNGISPRYIQDKISNALVSRQAVDERSINPFMVLNEIENGLSHHSLISDENTRKRYRELLAVVKEEYEDIIKGEVQRAISADEDAIRRLCTNYIENVRAYTQKERVKNKYTGRDEEPDERLMRAIEEKIDIPESRKDDFRQEIMNYIGALALDGKKFEYNTNARLYKALELKLFEDQRDTIKLKNLVSSVVDDETQAKIDIVKQRLIKNFGYNETSATDVLNYVASIFARGDAKSK, encoded by the coding sequence ATGTCCACCGCCGGCAGAGGAAACAACGACCACACCACGCCTCTCCACGGGGGCAGTGATCTCGTCCGCGCCGTCGAGGAACGCCTCGATCGCAAGCGATTCCAGGAACACCACTGGGCCGGCACCTTCTGGGATTACCTCGATCTCTGCGCCAACGACCCCTCCGTCCTCCGCAACGCCTACCAGCGCCTCTATGACGCCGTCATGGCCCAGGGCCACGAGAAGTACCGCCTCTTCAAAAAGGACTGCGTCCGCTACCACTTCTTCTCCGACCCCTTCGGCCAGGGCGCCGACGCGATCTATGGCCTCGACTTCGCCCTCATGCAACTCGTCGATGTCCTCCGCTCCGCCGCCGAGGGCTATGGCACCGACAAGCGAATCCTCCTCCTCCACGGTCCCGTCGGCAGCAGCAAGAGCACCATCGCCCGCCTCCTGAAAAAGGGCATCGAGTCCTACTCACGCACGCCCGAGGGCGCGCTCTACTCCTTCTCCTGGATGCTGGGCGAGAACTGCGAGGTCGTCCAGGCCGGCTCCTCCTCGCGCGAGGCCGACCGCTCCCACGAGTATCGCTGCCCCATGCACGAGGAACCCCTCGTCCTCATCCCGCGTGAGGCCCGCGCCGATGTTCTCGCCAGCCTCAACGCCACGTACAAGCCCAAGTACCACCACGGGCGCCTCCGCGTCGATGGCGAGCCCGACCCCTTCTGCCGAAAGATCTTCGAGGATCTCATGCAGTTCTACGACGGCGACTGGCGCAAGGTCATGGACCACGTCAAGGTCCGCCGCATCGTCCTCAGCGAGAAGGACCGCGTCGGCATCGGCACCTTCCAGCCCAAGGACGAGAAGAACCAGGACTCCACCGAACTCACCGGCGACATCAACTATCGCAAGATCGCCATGTTCGGCAGCGACTCCGACCCCCGCGCCTTCAACTTCGATGGCGAACTCAACATCGCCAACCGCGGCGTCTGCGAGTTCATCGAGGTTCTCAAACTCGACGTCGCCTTCCTCTACGACCTCCTCGGCGCCAGCCAGGAGCACTCCATCAAGCCCAAGAAGTTCGCCCAGACCCACATCGACGAGGTCATCCTCGGGCACACCAACGAGCCCGAGTACAAGCGCCTCCAGTCCAACGAGATGATGGAGGCCTTCCGCGACCGCACGATCAAGATCGATGTGCCGTACAACATCCGCCTCGACGACGAGATCCGGATCTACGCCCGCGACTTTGGCCCCGAGCGCATCAAGAACATCCACATCGCCCCGCACACGCTCGAGGTCGCCGCGATGTGGGCCGTGCTCACGCGCCTCGACGAACCGAAGAAGGCCGGCCTGACGCTCCTCCAGAAACTCAAGTTGTACAACGGCAAGAGCCTCCCGGGGTTCACCGAGGACTCGGTCAAGGAACTCAAGGAAGAGGCCACGCGCGAGGGGATGAACGGCATCAGCCCGCGGTACATCCAGGACAAGATTTCCAACGCCCTCGTCAGCCGCCAGGCCGTCGATGAGCGGAGCATCAACCCCTTCATGGTTCTCAACGAGATCGAGAATGGCCTCAGCCACCACTCGCTCATCAGCGACGAGAACACACGCAAGCGGTACCGTGAACTGCTCGCCGTCGTGAAAGAGGAGTACGAGGACATCATCAAGGGCGAGGTCCAAAGGGCAATCTCCGCCGACGAGGACGCGATCCGGCGCCTGTGCACGAATTACATCGAGAATGTCCGGGCCTACACCCAGAAAGAACGCGTCAAGAACAAGTACACGGGTCGCGACGAGGAGCCCGACGAGCGCCTGATGCGGGCGATCGAGGAGAAGATCGACATCCCCGAGAGCCGCAAGGACGACTTCCGCCAGGAGATCATGAACTACATCGGCGCGCTGGCGCTCGACGGGAAGAAGTTCGAGTACAACACCAACGCGCGCCTGTACAAGGCCCTGGAACTGAAACTCTTCGAGGACCAGCGCGACACGATCAAACTCAAGAACCTGGTCTCGAGCGTCGTGGACGACGAGACCCAGGCGAAGATCGACATCGTGAAGCAGCGCCTCATCAAGAACTTCGGCTACAACGAGACGAGCGCGACCGACGTCCTCAACTACGTCGCGAGCATCTTCGCGCGGGGGGATGCGAAGAGCAAGTAG
- a CDS encoding GNAT family N-acetyltransferase translates to MLSPKQVKTGLAHTDSAERVRPVVAVRRLTDHDSIPKVTRLLHHAYAAQVAMGLRPLAGRQDDETTARRCASGECYLATLTEDTDQGPVEHFVGTILFHEIEDAKGPPWFANNWVDSFSQFGVDPHYQGHGIGQMLLGTVELRASQCGAKELALSMAEPDSNLMRFYMKRGYRFIELWQWPYTNYKSAILSKSLADSND, encoded by the coding sequence ATGCTCTCGCCCAAGCAGGTCAAGACCGGCCTCGCCCACACCGATTCCGCCGAGCGCGTCCGCCCCGTTGTCGCTGTCCGCCGGCTCACCGACCACGACTCCATCCCCAAGGTCACGCGCCTCCTCCACCACGCCTACGCCGCCCAAGTCGCCATGGGCCTCCGCCCCCTCGCAGGCCGCCAGGACGACGAGACCACCGCGCGCCGATGCGCCTCGGGCGAGTGCTACCTCGCCACGCTCACCGAAGACACCGATCAAGGCCCCGTCGAGCACTTCGTCGGCACCATCCTCTTCCACGAGATCGAGGACGCCAAAGGCCCACCCTGGTTCGCCAACAACTGGGTCGATTCCTTCTCCCAGTTCGGCGTCGACCCCCACTACCAGGGCCATGGCATAGGCCAGATGCTCCTGGGCACCGTCGAACTCCGCGCCAGCCAATGCGGCGCCAAGGAACTCGCCCTCAGCATGGCCGAGCCCGACTCCAACCTCATGCGCTTCTACATGAAGCGTGGCTACCGCTTCATCGAACTCTGGCAGTGGCCCTACACCAACTACAAGAGCGCCATCCTCAGCAAATCCCTCGCCGATTCAAACGACTAA
- a CDS encoding acyl-CoA thioesterase, whose translation MRDRARQRASEVGARLRGEAAGPVVRPASSGSVRVRVRYCECDPMNVAHHAAYVAWLEMARTELLRGSGVSYAALEHAGVFLVVTKLEVRYRRPVMYDDVVEVRSRVLKSGMAKLQHSYEVVVVERDAALGGMPTDTIAATAETTLACVDSKGVVSAMPEWLRGGADAGSGGVGGGGV comes from the coding sequence ATGCGTGATCGGGCGAGGCAGCGGGCGAGCGAGGTCGGGGCGCGGCTGCGCGGCGAGGCGGCGGGGCCTGTGGTCCGGCCGGCGTCGTCGGGGTCGGTGAGGGTGCGCGTGCGGTATTGCGAGTGCGACCCGATGAACGTGGCGCACCACGCGGCGTATGTGGCGTGGCTGGAGATGGCGCGGACGGAACTCCTGCGCGGGAGCGGCGTGAGTTACGCGGCCTTGGAGCATGCGGGGGTGTTCCTGGTCGTCACGAAACTGGAGGTTCGGTATCGCCGCCCGGTGATGTACGACGACGTGGTGGAGGTGCGATCCAGGGTGCTCAAGAGCGGGATGGCGAAGTTGCAGCACTCGTATGAGGTCGTGGTGGTGGAGCGCGACGCGGCGCTGGGCGGCATGCCGACGGACACAATCGCGGCTACGGCGGAGACGACGCTGGCGTGTGTGGATTCGAAGGGCGTGGTGAGCGCGATGCCGGAGTGGTTGAGGGGCGGGGCGGACGCGGGGAGTGGGGGGGTGGGGGGGGGTGGGGTGTGA
- the radA gene encoding DNA repair protein RadA, whose amino-acid sequence MAKRRKVFACYACGSVQSRWLGKCPDCGTWDSLEEQTLDDSAAKDPQRGLVEAWADLNDGATPDASTNPAKPLDDLASATTNAPRLNSSIAELDRVLGGGLVPASIVLVGGEPGIGKSTLLLQAAAAWGRAGHTTLYVSSEESAEQVSLRAARFSSKANPGVLVLADTNLARIVEQVRKAKPRVVVIDSIQMVYKADLPAAPGSVSQLRRCAAELAYLAKASGIAVVLVGHVTKDGTLAGPRLLEHLVDAVVSFEGDRYHAHRVVRCLKNRFGTTLEVGLFEMSSTGLRELPEGAAGRVLAASDTPRPGSVVSPAMTGSRCVLVEVQALTATGFLGAAKRKCSGLDPNRLAMLIAVLEQHAGLRLADRDIFASSVGGLRVIEPAADLALLLAIAGSHYKKALPKATAVFGEVGLGGEIRPVPHAEARLREALRLGFKNIIAPKGVEPIPGVTLHAIKNVDQAVALLE is encoded by the coding sequence ATGGCCAAACGGCGCAAAGTCTTCGCCTGCTACGCCTGCGGCTCCGTCCAGAGCCGCTGGCTCGGCAAATGCCCCGACTGCGGCACATGGGACTCGCTCGAAGAGCAGACCCTCGACGACAGTGCCGCCAAAGACCCGCAGCGTGGACTCGTCGAGGCCTGGGCCGATCTCAACGACGGCGCCACACCCGACGCGAGCACCAATCCCGCCAAACCCCTCGACGATCTCGCCTCGGCAACAACCAACGCCCCGCGACTCAACTCGTCCATCGCCGAACTCGATCGCGTCCTCGGTGGCGGCCTCGTCCCCGCCTCGATCGTCCTCGTCGGAGGCGAGCCGGGCATCGGAAAGTCCACACTCCTCCTCCAGGCCGCCGCCGCCTGGGGACGCGCCGGGCATACCACGCTCTACGTCTCCAGCGAGGAATCCGCCGAGCAGGTCTCCTTGCGTGCCGCACGCTTCTCGTCGAAGGCTAACCCAGGCGTCCTCGTCCTCGCCGACACCAACCTCGCCCGCATCGTCGAGCAGGTCCGCAAAGCCAAGCCCCGCGTCGTCGTCATCGACTCCATCCAGATGGTCTACAAGGCCGACCTCCCCGCGGCCCCGGGCAGCGTCTCCCAACTCCGACGGTGCGCCGCCGAACTCGCCTACCTCGCCAAGGCCTCGGGCATCGCCGTCGTCCTCGTCGGGCACGTCACCAAAGACGGCACGCTCGCCGGCCCGCGACTGCTCGAGCATCTCGTCGATGCCGTCGTCTCCTTCGAGGGCGATCGATACCACGCCCATCGCGTCGTCCGCTGCCTGAAGAATCGCTTCGGCACGACGCTCGAGGTCGGCCTCTTCGAGATGTCCTCCACGGGCCTGCGCGAACTCCCCGAGGGTGCCGCTGGCCGCGTCCTCGCCGCCAGCGACACGCCACGCCCCGGCTCGGTCGTCTCGCCCGCGATGACGGGAAGTCGCTGCGTGCTCGTCGAGGTCCAGGCGCTCACCGCGACGGGATTCCTCGGCGCCGCCAAGCGCAAGTGCTCGGGCCTCGATCCCAATCGCCTCGCGATGCTCATCGCCGTCCTCGAGCAGCACGCCGGCCTTCGCCTCGCAGACCGCGACATCTTCGCCAGCAGCGTCGGCGGCCTGCGCGTCATCGAGCCCGCCGCCGACCTCGCCCTTCTCCTCGCCATCGCCGGTTCACACTACAAAAAAGCCCTCCCCAAGGCCACCGCCGTCTTCGGCGAGGTCGGCCTCGGCGGCGAGATCCGCCCCGTCCCCCACGCCGAGGCGCGCCTCCGCGAGGCCCTGCGACTGGGTTTCAAGAACATCATCGCCCCCAAGGGCGTCGAGCCGATCCCCGGCGTCACGCTCCACGCCATCAAGAATGTCGATCAGGCCGTCGCGCTGCTGGAGTAG
- a CDS encoding LOG family protein → MGLEERPAGSKIGPTVDQESELAGGPITPAIKRADEPDIVQAIDGLIGQMGGKAGSFDARLVRELMQTALKLIPDGRDTGELKLITSSVKELRYAYRVFGKFKDPHKVTIFGSARTPESHPDYAAAVEFSKLMAAAGWMSITGAGLGIMKAGHVGPGREASFGVAIRLPFETTANEVIEGDEKLIHFRYFFTRKLMFVSQAEAVALFPGGFGTLDEAFETLTLVQTGKASPMPIVMLEGVGGDYWRSWDAWIKEQLLKRGWISPEDPSIYTICDTAKQAVDVLTRFYRIYHSSRYVKDDLVIRLNARLKDEDVARLGDEFKVLVKQGTITQRGALEGEDDHLHLPRLVFHHTKHKFGLIRRLIDRINECEPMAKDAARA, encoded by the coding sequence ATGGGATTGGAAGAACGGCCAGCGGGATCGAAGATCGGTCCGACGGTGGATCAGGAGTCGGAGTTGGCGGGTGGGCCGATCACGCCCGCAATCAAGCGCGCGGACGAGCCGGACATCGTGCAGGCGATCGACGGGCTGATCGGTCAGATGGGCGGCAAGGCAGGCAGTTTCGATGCGCGGCTGGTTCGCGAGTTGATGCAGACGGCACTCAAGTTGATCCCCGACGGGCGTGACACGGGCGAACTGAAACTGATCACGAGTTCGGTGAAGGAGTTGCGGTACGCGTACCGCGTCTTCGGGAAGTTCAAGGACCCGCACAAGGTGACGATCTTCGGCTCGGCGCGGACGCCCGAGTCGCATCCGGACTATGCCGCGGCGGTGGAGTTCTCGAAGTTGATGGCGGCGGCGGGGTGGATGTCGATCACGGGAGCAGGCCTGGGCATCATGAAGGCGGGGCACGTCGGGCCGGGTCGTGAAGCATCGTTCGGCGTGGCGATCCGCCTGCCATTCGAGACGACGGCGAACGAGGTGATCGAGGGCGACGAGAAACTGATCCACTTCCGGTACTTCTTCACGCGGAAGTTGATGTTTGTGTCGCAGGCTGAGGCGGTGGCGCTCTTCCCGGGCGGGTTCGGGACGCTTGACGAGGCGTTCGAGACCTTGACGCTGGTGCAGACGGGGAAGGCCTCGCCCATGCCGATCGTGATGCTCGAGGGCGTCGGCGGAGATTACTGGCGGAGTTGGGACGCGTGGATCAAGGAGCAACTGCTCAAGCGCGGGTGGATCAGCCCGGAGGATCCCTCAATCTACACGATCTGCGACACGGCGAAGCAGGCGGTGGACGTGCTCACGCGGTTCTATCGGATCTACCACTCGTCGCGCTATGTCAAAGACGATCTGGTGATCCGTTTGAACGCGCGACTGAAGGACGAGGACGTCGCGCGACTGGGCGACGAGTTCAAGGTGCTCGTGAAGCAGGGGACGATCACGCAGCGAGGCGCGCTCGAGGGCGAGGACGACCATCTGCATCTGCCGAGGCTGGTCTTCCACCACACGAAGCACAAGTTCGGCCTGATCCGCCGCCTGATCGACCGCATCAACGAGTGTGAGCCGATGGCGAAGGACGCGGCACGGGCGTGA
- a CDS encoding HD domain-containing protein, whose translation MPVGELWIQFPPLDHLRRMISPELLVSCGEMTRRVAATIDQLAEKPHAHLDYYTVRQAVVLVIEALAGSPLSGQFMTDLAMSRAPAVRHACNVCLTSVLMGLKLDFHLVHERARLGGAQAKDVTPLGVGAMLHDIGMTQLDTATLARWDEHGDERDEAWRRHVQVGFEMVQGDFDPASAGVVLHHHQGFDGSGFPSRTEFSGEVHTPEGSEIHVFARICAAADMLDRLRFPEYGMGPAAHVSPRMSKVGALARMLRSSLRDRFDPYVLMALVNVSPPFSPGMVVMVESRGKKERRRGVVTNWSVESPCRPSVAILGGADGSSWWDDEKAEVVELSKTPELSIVEAEGFDVRGDLFEPIEAGEFDIVRAARQMMNAAPEITPSDETAVDKPSGEKPGDSREAA comes from the coding sequence ATGCCCGTGGGGGAGTTGTGGATCCAGTTTCCGCCGCTGGACCACCTGCGACGGATGATCTCGCCGGAACTTCTGGTGTCGTGCGGCGAGATGACCCGGCGGGTGGCCGCGACGATCGACCAGTTGGCGGAGAAGCCGCACGCGCACCTGGATTACTACACGGTGCGTCAGGCGGTGGTGCTGGTGATCGAGGCGCTGGCGGGAAGCCCGCTCTCCGGTCAGTTCATGACGGATCTGGCGATGAGCCGGGCGCCGGCCGTTCGTCACGCGTGCAACGTGTGCCTGACGAGCGTGCTGATGGGTTTGAAACTGGATTTCCATCTGGTGCACGAGCGGGCGCGCCTGGGCGGAGCGCAGGCGAAGGACGTGACGCCGCTGGGTGTGGGCGCGATGCTGCACGACATCGGGATGACACAACTCGACACGGCGACGCTCGCTCGATGGGACGAGCACGGCGACGAGCGCGACGAGGCGTGGCGCCGGCACGTGCAGGTCGGGTTCGAGATGGTGCAGGGTGATTTCGACCCCGCGTCGGCGGGAGTCGTGCTGCACCACCACCAGGGCTTCGACGGGAGCGGGTTCCCCTCGCGGACGGAGTTCTCGGGCGAGGTGCACACGCCCGAGGGTTCGGAGATCCACGTTTTCGCACGGATCTGCGCGGCGGCGGATATGCTCGATCGACTTCGGTTCCCGGAGTATGGCATGGGCCCGGCGGCGCACGTGTCGCCGCGGATGTCCAAGGTGGGGGCGCTCGCGCGGATGCTGCGTTCGTCCTTGCGGGATCGATTCGATCCGTACGTGCTGATGGCGCTGGTGAACGTGTCGCCGCCGTTCTCGCCGGGGATGGTGGTGATGGTGGAGTCGCGCGGAAAGAAGGAGCGTCGGCGCGGGGTGGTGACGAACTGGTCGGTGGAGTCGCCGTGCCGCCCGAGTGTGGCGATTCTGGGCGGGGCGGATGGATCTTCGTGGTGGGACGACGAGAAGGCCGAGGTCGTGGAACTGTCGAAGACACCAGAGTTATCGATCGTGGAGGCGGAAGGGTTCGACGTGAGAGGGGATCTCTTCGAGCCGATCGAGGCCGGGGAGTTTGATATCGTGCGAGCGGCCCGGCAGATGATGAACGCCGCGCCGGAGATAACGCCGTCGGACGAGACGGCCGTGGACAAGCCATCGGGCGAGAAGCCGGGAGACTCGCGCGAGGCGGCGTGA
- a CDS encoding HlyD family efflux transporter periplasmic adaptor subunit — MPSQKTKARRPTARAFAWVTILIVLALLAAAAIAFLVFRPGKAASTSATDSVAPAMDSFDIVTTAVGELDSRNKVEVRNPLERGAQIMSIVAEGTRVKAGDLLIQLATDEIQREIDTAKEQVESAKADLVDAESEYEIQVNDNESSDRKAQLEIELAQLALNQWLEGEVSVKRQQNTLAINRASIEVDRLADKFSRSQLLLDEGFVSKDEVDRDEVEYIEAISNFKTSNLQALVFEQYEYPRELKTKQSAVDNAIDELERVRLRNTSQLTNREATRKNRTEQLRLRQERLAKAQQQFDAATIRAPREGLVVFQTSLNSNNRWGQSEGPLQVGQQVAPNELLIILPDTSDMIAAIRVPEAVSGRIRQGMPARVRIDALAGRQFSGTVESIGVLAETGGWRDPNRRDYTVKIALDTADQGQQLKPSMRAEANIILGSVENALTIPVQAIFQEGAVRFVYLRKGVKFARQPIKLGRRSDTHAEILAGLSTSDAVLIREPGPEDILKESWKTAQLELAGYTLGEDGTPKSAGGPGTNGDRPQGRRRPPGQTPAGQSPAGQPPVESSPASTPAAATPSPSATTPPAK, encoded by the coding sequence ATGCCCAGCCAGAAGACCAAAGCCCGACGCCCGACCGCGCGCGCGTTCGCGTGGGTCACGATCCTCATTGTCCTCGCGCTCCTCGCCGCCGCCGCGATCGCGTTTCTGGTCTTCCGCCCCGGCAAGGCCGCCTCAACCTCCGCTACCGACAGCGTGGCCCCCGCGATGGACTCGTTCGACATCGTCACAACCGCCGTGGGCGAACTCGACTCAAGGAACAAAGTCGAGGTGCGCAATCCCCTCGAGCGTGGCGCCCAGATCATGTCCATCGTCGCCGAGGGCACCCGCGTCAAGGCCGGCGATCTCCTCATCCAACTCGCCACCGACGAGATCCAGCGCGAGATCGACACCGCGAAGGAGCAGGTCGAGAGCGCCAAGGCCGACCTCGTCGACGCCGAGAGCGAGTACGAGATCCAGGTCAACGACAACGAGTCCAGCGACCGCAAGGCCCAACTCGAGATCGAACTCGCCCAACTCGCCCTCAACCAGTGGCTCGAGGGCGAGGTCTCCGTCAAGCGCCAGCAGAACACCCTCGCGATCAACCGCGCCTCGATCGAGGTCGACCGCCTCGCCGACAAGTTCTCGCGTAGCCAACTCCTTCTCGACGAGGGCTTCGTGAGCAAAGACGAGGTCGACCGCGACGAGGTGGAATACATCGAGGCCATCTCCAACTTCAAGACGTCCAACCTCCAGGCCCTGGTCTTCGAGCAGTACGAGTACCCGCGCGAACTCAAGACCAAGCAGTCCGCCGTGGACAACGCCATCGACGAACTCGAGCGCGTCCGCCTGCGCAACACAAGCCAACTCACGAATCGCGAGGCCACCCGCAAGAATCGCACCGAGCAACTCCGCCTGCGCCAGGAGCGCCTCGCCAAGGCCCAGCAGCAGTTCGACGCCGCCACCATCCGCGCCCCGCGCGAGGGCCTCGTCGTCTTTCAGACCAGCCTCAACTCCAACAACCGCTGGGGCCAGTCCGAAGGCCCGCTCCAGGTCGGGCAGCAGGTCGCCCCCAACGAACTGCTCATCATCCTCCCCGACACTTCCGACATGATCGCCGCCATCAGAGTCCCCGAGGCCGTCTCCGGCCGCATCCGCCAAGGCATGCCCGCCCGCGTCCGCATCGATGCCCTCGCCGGCCGCCAGTTCAGCGGCACCGTCGAGTCCATCGGCGTCCTCGCCGAGACCGGCGGCTGGCGCGACCCCAACCGACGAGACTACACCGTCAAGATCGCCCTCGACACCGCCGACCAGGGCCAGCAACTCAAGCCCTCCATGCGCGCCGAGGCCAACATCATCCTCGGCTCGGTCGAGAACGCGCTCACCATACCCGTGCAGGCCATCTTCCAGGAGGGTGCTGTCCGCTTCGTCTATCTCCGCAAGGGCGTCAAGTTCGCACGGCAACCGATCAAACTCGGACGGCGATCCGACACCCACGCCGAGATCCTCGCCGGCCTCTCGACCTCCGATGCCGTGCTCATCCGCGAGCCAGGCCCCGAAGATATTCTCAAGGAATCCTGGAAGACCGCCCAACTCGAACTCGCCGGCTACACCCTCGGCGAGGACGGCACGCCGAAGTCCGCGGGTGGCCCAGGCACGAACGGCGATCGTCCACAAGGCCGACGCCGTCCACCAGGACAAACTCCCGCCGGCCAATCACCGGCGGGCCAACCCCCCGTTGAGTCCAGCCCCGCCTCAACTCCAGCCGCCGCGACGCCCTCACCAAGCGCCACGACACCACCGGCGAAGTAA
- the mqnB gene encoding futalosine hydrolase, which produces MGVQHAGNQRGGMLLAVASAKEYAALARGLGISVDVPGVWERVDTRAGVSLVFTGVSKSNAAAGVARVLDPTRDGLVLSVGIAGALPGENAMSIGEMVVATSCVFSDEGLVSSAGFQDCAAMGFPLGDFEGSAVPVDVDSARRLSTALGARLGAIATVSTCSGTDEGAREVVGRTGAIAEAMEGAACALVAQRLGVAAGEVRVISNTTGERSRQIWDVGRAFRELERVGRVLGGLFSEGSM; this is translated from the coding sequence ATGGGTGTGCAACACGCAGGAAACCAGCGAGGCGGGATGTTGCTGGCGGTGGCGTCGGCGAAGGAATATGCCGCGCTCGCGAGGGGGCTGGGGATTTCCGTGGATGTGCCGGGTGTGTGGGAGCGCGTGGATACGCGCGCGGGTGTGTCGCTGGTGTTCACGGGCGTTTCGAAATCGAACGCGGCGGCGGGCGTGGCGCGCGTGCTCGATCCGACACGGGATGGATTGGTGTTGAGTGTGGGGATCGCCGGGGCGCTGCCCGGGGAAAACGCGATGTCGATCGGTGAGATGGTGGTCGCCACGTCGTGCGTGTTCTCGGACGAGGGGCTGGTCTCGTCGGCGGGATTCCAGGATTGCGCAGCGATGGGGTTTCCGCTGGGCGACTTCGAGGGGTCTGCGGTGCCGGTAGATGTAGATAGTGCGCGTCGATTGAGCACGGCACTCGGTGCGCGGCTTGGAGCGATCGCGACGGTCTCCACGTGTTCTGGGACCGACGAGGGCGCGCGGGAAGTTGTTGGGCGGACGGGGGCGATCGCGGAGGCGATGGAGGGGGCGGCGTGTGCGCTGGTGGCGCAGCGATTGGGCGTGGCGGCGGGTGAGGTGCGCGTGATCAGTAACACGACGGGGGAGCGATCGCGGCAGATATGGGACGTGGGGCGTGCGTTCCGCGAGTTGGAGCGGGTGGGGCGGGTGCTTGGTGGTCTGTTTTCGGAAGGGTCGATGTAG